One segment of Leuconostoc lactis DNA contains the following:
- a CDS encoding phosphatase PAP2 family protein — MLKKQNFDLFLTVFAALTFTVLLFGVLTKATWLAQLNRVGQLVIQQRSPQLTTLFMTVTQLGSIALTTGLTTLIAVILISQRQWRWAIFIVINVAVFAGLITALIKNWVQNPRPQPQLLPETGYSFPSGHSMVAILLYGTLILMGQHFVQKRWCRYLIITILTLIICLIPISRVYLNVHYLSDVLAGLSLGWILLRLSYHLFFGERYATNNT; from the coding sequence ATGCTTAAGAAACAAAATTTTGACTTATTTTTAACTGTTTTTGCCGCCCTAACCTTTACGGTGTTACTCTTTGGTGTCCTAACTAAAGCCACCTGGTTAGCGCAATTGAATCGTGTTGGTCAGCTAGTAATTCAACAGCGATCACCGCAGTTAACTACCTTATTTATGACCGTGACACAATTAGGCAGTATTGCCCTCACCACCGGTTTGACCACGTTAATCGCCGTGATTTTAATCAGTCAACGGCAATGGCGTTGGGCCATTTTTATCGTGATTAACGTCGCCGTTTTTGCCGGACTGATTACCGCCCTGATTAAAAATTGGGTACAAAATCCGCGGCCCCAGCCACAACTTTTACCTGAGACAGGCTACAGCTTCCCTTCTGGTCACAGTATGGTGGCCATTTTACTCTACGGCACCCTGATTCTAATGGGACAACATTTTGTCCAAAAACGTTGGTGCCGTTATCTTATAATCACGATTTTAACGCTCATTATCTGCCTCATTCCAATTAGTCGTGTTTATCTTAATGTCCATTATCTCAGCGATGTCCTGGCCGGCCTATCACTCGGCTGGATATTACTCAGACTCTCTTATCACCTATTTTTTGGAGAACGGTATGCTACCAACAACACATAA
- a CDS encoding amino acid ABC transporter ATP-binding protein, with translation MTELLKIVDLKKQYGDKVIFDHVNAQVKQGEVIAILGPSGAGKSTFLRAINLLDAPTSGQVIFEGNELTNLSEKALDQLREKMGMVFQNFNLFPNLTVLENIKLAPVQVKKLSDQAATELGQKLLAQVGLADKQDAYPASLSGGQKQRVAIARALAMSPDVMLFDEPTSALDPEMVGEVLQVMNQLAENGMTMLVVTHEMGFAREVADTIWFMADGGLQEVATPEQFFAAPTTARAQDFLQKVL, from the coding sequence ATGACTGAATTATTAAAAATCGTTGATTTAAAAAAACAATATGGTGATAAGGTGATTTTTGATCACGTGAATGCACAGGTCAAGCAGGGTGAGGTAATTGCCATTCTTGGCCCATCTGGTGCTGGTAAATCAACCTTTTTACGGGCGATTAACTTACTGGATGCGCCAACGAGCGGCCAAGTCATTTTTGAAGGTAACGAATTGACCAATTTAAGCGAGAAAGCATTGGATCAATTACGTGAAAAAATGGGCATGGTTTTCCAAAACTTCAATCTATTTCCTAATTTGACGGTCTTAGAAAATATTAAGCTGGCACCGGTCCAAGTGAAAAAGCTATCTGATCAGGCTGCTACTGAACTTGGCCAGAAATTATTGGCGCAAGTTGGCTTAGCCGATAAACAGGATGCCTATCCGGCTAGTTTATCTGGTGGACAAAAGCAACGTGTGGCGATTGCACGGGCGCTGGCGATGTCGCCTGACGTGATGTTATTTGATGAACCAACGAGCGCGTTAGATCCAGAAATGGTCGGTGAAGTACTCCAGGTCATGAACCAACTTGCTGAAAATGGGATGACCATGTTGGTTGTGACGCACGAAATGGGCTTTGCCCGCGAAGTGGCCGATACCATTTGGTTTATGGCGGATGGTGGCTTACAGGAAGTGGCCACACCGGAACAATTCTTTGCAGCACCAACGACAGCGCGCGCTCAAGATTTCCTACAGAAAGTTTTATAA
- a CDS encoding ribonuclease J gives MTDLSIIPFGGVRENGKNMYAVTVNDEIFIFDAGLKYPETDQLGVDVVVPDFEYLIKNSDKIAGVFLSHGHADAIGALPYFLQQVNVPIFGSELTIELAKLAIKEQPALADYDDYHVINEKTEIDFGDVTVSFFNTTHSIPDSLGVVLGTPYGQIVYTGDFKFDQTANQSYRTDIARLVEVGQGKVLALLGDAAGTGNEGDSVNESKIGDYILDTFRDNKQKRIIVAAVASNIQRIQQVIDATVATKRQLVLSGNDIENVVRTAIRLRKLHLPIPESKLFVNLKNAKNLPAAETVILETGRMGEPIKHLNRMANGEDPYIRIGEADLVFITTTPSTAMEGIVAKTRDMLFKQGADVKQISTDLRSSGHASRNDLQMMINVLQPEYFMPIQGEYRVMNSARAAAEEVNVAPDHIMMAMKGDQFTWLGDHFELKDSFTIGETLIDGAGIGDIGNVVLRDRRILSEDGIFVSVVTIDRKKRQVVSKPKLTSRGFVYVKANRDLMKEAADLTVSQIEKYLNTTKSFDWNELKNGVREVLSRYLFEQTRRRPMVMPVVMEVNQNRRPTAHKTNTNTNPNTPQKRQGKPNKTTDSKTPKTAKPAKKRPKKAPAKPAEGQTESGQ, from the coding sequence ATGACAGATTTAAGTATAATCCCTTTCGGTGGCGTGCGTGAAAACGGGAAAAATATGTATGCCGTGACCGTTAATGATGAAATTTTTATTTTTGATGCAGGTCTTAAATATCCAGAAACAGATCAACTTGGTGTTGATGTTGTCGTGCCTGATTTTGAGTATTTGATTAAAAACAGTGATAAAATTGCTGGTGTTTTCTTATCACATGGGCACGCAGATGCCATTGGCGCCTTGCCTTACTTTTTGCAACAAGTCAACGTCCCAATTTTCGGGTCTGAGTTGACCATTGAGCTTGCTAAATTGGCCATTAAGGAACAACCAGCACTGGCAGATTATGATGACTATCATGTTATTAATGAGAAAACAGAAATAGATTTTGGTGATGTGACCGTATCATTTTTTAATACGACGCATTCAATTCCAGATTCACTTGGGGTTGTTCTTGGCACACCTTATGGTCAAATTGTGTATACTGGTGACTTTAAGTTTGATCAAACTGCTAATCAAAGTTATCGTACCGACATTGCACGTTTGGTCGAAGTTGGTCAAGGCAAAGTGTTGGCCCTGTTGGGCGATGCTGCTGGGACAGGTAATGAAGGCGATTCTGTTAATGAATCCAAAATTGGCGACTATATCTTAGATACTTTCCGCGATAATAAACAAAAGCGTATTATTGTAGCGGCGGTAGCCTCAAATATTCAACGCATTCAACAAGTCATTGATGCCACAGTAGCTACCAAGCGTCAACTTGTGTTGTCAGGAAATGACATTGAAAACGTTGTCCGCACAGCGATTCGTTTGCGTAAATTGCATTTGCCTATTCCAGAAAGTAAGCTTTTTGTGAATTTGAAAAATGCTAAAAACCTGCCAGCCGCTGAAACAGTTATTTTGGAAACTGGACGCATGGGAGAACCGATTAAGCATCTGAATCGAATGGCTAACGGTGAAGATCCTTATATTCGTATCGGAGAAGCCGATTTGGTGTTTATTACCACGACACCATCAACGGCAATGGAAGGCATCGTTGCTAAAACACGTGATATGTTGTTTAAGCAAGGCGCTGACGTAAAACAGATTAGTACGGATTTGCGTTCAAGTGGTCATGCATCACGCAATGACTTGCAAATGATGATCAATGTTTTGCAACCCGAATACTTTATGCCAATTCAAGGTGAATATCGTGTCATGAATTCAGCCCGTGCAGCGGCTGAAGAAGTTAACGTTGCGCCTGATCATATCATGATGGCCATGAAGGGTGATCAATTCACATGGTTAGGCGATCATTTTGAATTGAAAGATTCATTCACCATTGGGGAAACGTTAATCGATGGTGCTGGTATTGGTGATATTGGTAATGTTGTGTTACGTGACCGTCGTATTTTGTCTGAAGATGGTATTTTTGTTTCAGTTGTAACGATTGATCGTAAAAAGCGTCAAGTGGTGTCAAAGCCAAAATTGACTTCGCGTGGCTTTGTCTATGTTAAGGCCAACCGTGATTTGATGAAAGAGGCGGCAGACTTAACGGTTAGCCAAATCGAAAAGTATTTGAACACGACTAAGAGCTTTGACTGGAATGAATTAAAGAATGGCGTGCGTGAAGTTTTGTCACGTTATCTCTTTGAACAAACACGTCGTCGCCCAATGGTGATGCCGGTGGTAATGGAAGTGAACCAAAACCGTCGCCCAACCGCACACAAAACCAATACGAACACCAATCCAAATACGCCACAAAAGCGACAAGGAAAGCCAAACAAAACGACTGATTCAAAGACGCCAAAGACTGCGAAGCCAGCCAAAAAGCGACCTAAAAAAGCACCGGCAAAGCCAGCTGAGGGTCAAACAGAATCAGGACAATAG
- the rpiA gene encoding ribose-5-phosphate isomerase RpiA: protein MITINDEKRQAGETAAQLITDGMTVGLGTGSTVAYFLEALAARIRDEQLHIIGVTTSFKTAAQAQALGITIVDIDDAPIIDLTVDGADEVDVHMNGIKGGGAAFLMEKIVAKNSKRIVWIVDQQKVHQQLGSFPLPVEIVPFGHGKLVAEFAQQQLHPVLRLKDGEPVVTDMGHYIVDLHLEVIDQPEELGKYLDGRVGVVEHGLFLNIADEIIIGQEHGPAFLLRQNLQK, encoded by the coding sequence ATGATAACGATTAATGACGAAAAACGCCAGGCTGGCGAAACAGCCGCGCAACTAATTACTGATGGGATGACGGTCGGTTTGGGGACAGGTTCGACTGTGGCTTACTTCTTAGAGGCGTTGGCTGCACGCATCCGTGATGAACAACTGCACATTATCGGTGTGACAACATCTTTTAAAACAGCCGCGCAAGCCCAAGCATTAGGTATTACAATTGTGGACATTGATGATGCGCCCATAATTGATTTAACGGTGGATGGGGCCGATGAAGTTGATGTCCACATGAATGGCATTAAGGGTGGCGGTGCGGCCTTTTTGATGGAAAAAATTGTCGCTAAAAACTCAAAGCGCATTGTTTGGATTGTCGACCAACAAAAGGTGCATCAACAATTAGGTAGTTTTCCTTTACCGGTTGAAATTGTGCCCTTTGGGCATGGTAAATTGGTTGCGGAATTTGCGCAACAGCAACTGCATCCAGTGTTGCGGCTTAAAGACGGTGAACCAGTGGTCACGGATATGGGACACTACATTGTTGATTTACATTTAGAGGTTATTGACCAACCAGAAGAACTCGGGAAATATCTAGACGGTCGCGTGGGAGTTGTTGAACATGGCCTCTTTTTGAATATCGCTGATGAAATCATTATTGGTCAGGAACATGGACCAGCATTTTTGTTACGACAAAATTTACAGAAATAA
- a CDS encoding peptidylprolyl isomerase — MHKKKQYIGVAAMVAILVAIIIGILVLTTKDQQTGTTAQNATSHTKKDPNLDKVPLPQLSDTVADNESEVRISTTMGDITIKLFNQYAPLAVENFLTHAKDGYYNNTIFHRVINDFMIQGGDPKGDGSGGTSIWHDKNTAIDSGNGFKNETSSSFYNIRGALSMANAGPDTNGSQFFINQNKSDQTKKIDQNNYPAKIVDAYKHGGNPSLDGSYTVFGQVIAGMDVVDKIAAQKVKSSGEGSTPVDPVKITGITILKEAK, encoded by the coding sequence ATGCACAAGAAAAAACAATATATTGGTGTTGCTGCAATGGTAGCCATCTTGGTAGCAATTATTATTGGTATTTTAGTCTTAACGACCAAAGACCAACAAACCGGGACGACTGCACAAAATGCCACCTCTCACACTAAAAAAGATCCTAATTTAGACAAAGTACCTTTGCCGCAACTTAGTGATACAGTCGCAGATAATGAAAGCGAAGTGCGTATCAGTACAACAATGGGCGATATCACCATTAAGCTGTTCAATCAATATGCACCACTCGCGGTTGAGAACTTCTTAACTCACGCCAAAGATGGTTACTATAACAACACCATTTTCCATCGTGTCATTAATGACTTCATGATTCAAGGTGGTGATCCTAAAGGCGATGGTTCTGGCGGCACATCAATTTGGCATGATAAGAACACAGCGATCGATAGTGGCAATGGCTTTAAAAACGAAACCAGTTCATCCTTTTATAATATTCGCGGTGCGTTATCAATGGCCAACGCTGGCCCGGATACGAATGGCTCACAATTCTTTATTAATCAAAATAAAAGCGATCAAACTAAAAAAATTGATCAAAACAACTATCCAGCCAAAATTGTAGACGCTTACAAACATGGTGGTAATCCATCACTTGATGGCAGTTATACCGTGTTTGGTCAAGTAATTGCCGGCATGGACGTTGTTGATAAAATTGCAGCCCAAAAAGTTAAATCCAGTGGTGAAGGGTCAACACCGGTTGATCCAGTTAAAATCACTGGTATCACAATCCTCAAAGAAGCCAAATAA
- a CDS encoding universal stress protein, which produces MAYKNILVAIDSSNVANLLIKRAHEMAPNAHLDILNVVDTSGGYFGTMVMNADIVYQMEQDAETAIQAAYVYAHSIGHDDVDIHVRFGSPKKVIANDFPKDHHNDLIVVGETGLSRLQRAMAGTVPSYVTKSAAVDVLVLRTSELTQ; this is translated from the coding sequence ATGGCCTATAAAAATATTTTAGTTGCAATTGATAGCTCAAATGTCGCTAATTTGTTAATCAAACGGGCGCATGAGATGGCGCCAAACGCCCATTTAGATATTTTGAATGTCGTCGATACAAGTGGTGGCTACTTTGGCACGATGGTTATGAATGCAGACATTGTATACCAAATGGAGCAAGATGCTGAAACCGCTATTCAGGCAGCCTATGTGTACGCCCACAGTATTGGTCATGACGACGTGGATATTCACGTGCGTTTTGGGTCTCCTAAAAAAGTGATTGCCAATGACTTTCCAAAAGATCATCATAATGATCTTATTGTTGTCGGTGAAACAGGCTTAAGCCGCTTGCAACGTGCAATGGCAGGGACAGTCCCATCATATGTGACGAAATCAGCCGCAGTTGATGTCTTAGTCCTAAGAACGAGCGAATTAACACAATAA
- the leuS gene encoding leucine--tRNA ligase, with protein MPYEHQQIEQKWQKFWDEHQTFATTDDTSKPKYYAMDMFPYPSGQGLHVGHPEGYTATDIMSRFKRANGYNVLHPMGWDAFGLPAEQYAMKTGHNPADFTSENIDHFREQIKALGLSYDWDREINTTDPEYYKWTQWIFEKLYEKGLAYESNMMVNWDPIDRVVLANEEVIDGKSERSGNPVERKALRQWVLKITAYADRLVDDLEDLDWPEAIKEQQRNWIGRSKGAAVFFDVANTDDKIEVYTTRPDTLFGASYMVLAPEHPLVDQIVSAEQAQAVADYRASIAAKSDLERTDLNKDKTGVFTGAYGINPVNSEQLPIWIADYVLASYGTGAIMAVPAHDERDYEFAKKFGLDIKPVIAGGDITEAPYTGDGVHINSEFLDGLDKATAIDEMITWLEAHQAGHAQTNFRLRDWVFSRQRYWGEPIPVIHWEDGTKSLVPEAELPLLLPRATELRPSGNGESPLANLTDWLEVTREDGVKGRRETNTMPQWAGSSWYFLRYIDPRNKEQLADPDKLKYWMNVDLYVGGAEHAVLHLLYARFWHKFLYDLGVVPTKEPFQKLVNQGMILGENHEKMSKSKGNVVNPDDIVAEFGADTLRVYEMFMGPLTQSKPWSEEGITGSRRWLDRVWRLLIDDEGQLRDRVTTVNSGELDKIYHQTVKKVTEDLENMRFNTAISQMMVFVNEAYKADSLFLDYMTGFVQLLAPFAPHLSEELWVRLGQEASISYVAWPTYDPAQLVEDTVEIIFQVNGKVRGKATVARDIDQDGMIAAAKEDDNVQKFIADKTIRKVIAIPGKFVNIVVG; from the coding sequence ATGCCATACGAACATCAACAAATCGAGCAAAAGTGGCAAAAGTTTTGGGATGAGCACCAAACTTTTGCGACGACAGATGATACCAGCAAGCCTAAGTATTATGCTATGGATATGTTCCCTTATCCATCAGGCCAAGGCTTGCACGTGGGACACCCCGAAGGTTACACGGCAACCGATATTATGAGTCGCTTTAAGCGTGCCAATGGTTATAATGTCTTACATCCAATGGGATGGGATGCGTTTGGTTTGCCTGCGGAACAATACGCGATGAAGACTGGGCATAATCCAGCAGACTTCACCAGCGAAAACATTGATCATTTCCGTGAACAAATCAAAGCTTTGGGCTTGTCTTATGATTGGGATCGTGAAATTAACACAACAGATCCAGAATATTATAAGTGGACGCAATGGATTTTTGAAAAGTTGTACGAAAAAGGTTTGGCTTACGAGTCTAACATGATGGTCAACTGGGATCCAATTGACCGTGTTGTTTTGGCCAATGAAGAAGTCATTGATGGTAAGTCAGAACGTTCAGGCAACCCTGTTGAACGTAAAGCCTTGCGTCAATGGGTCTTAAAAATTACAGCGTACGCTGATCGGTTGGTTGACGATTTAGAAGATCTAGATTGGCCAGAAGCGATTAAAGAACAACAACGTAATTGGATTGGTCGTTCAAAGGGCGCAGCGGTTTTCTTTGACGTTGCCAATACTGACGACAAGATCGAAGTCTACACGACACGGCCTGACACGCTTTTCGGTGCAAGTTATATGGTGTTGGCGCCTGAACATCCGTTGGTTGATCAAATTGTGTCAGCCGAACAAGCCCAAGCAGTGGCCGATTACCGTGCGTCAATCGCAGCGAAGTCAGACCTTGAACGGACGGATTTGAACAAGGATAAGACTGGTGTCTTCACTGGCGCTTATGGCATTAATCCAGTCAATAGCGAACAATTACCAATTTGGATTGCTGATTATGTTTTGGCTTCTTATGGAACGGGGGCTATCATGGCTGTACCAGCCCATGATGAGCGTGATTATGAGTTTGCCAAGAAGTTCGGCCTAGATATTAAGCCGGTGATTGCTGGTGGCGATATTACCGAAGCGCCTTATACCGGTGATGGTGTGCATATCAATTCAGAATTTTTGGATGGGTTGGATAAGGCGACAGCAATTGATGAAATGATTACTTGGCTCGAAGCACATCAAGCGGGACACGCACAAACAAACTTCCGGTTGCGTGACTGGGTCTTCTCACGGCAACGTTATTGGGGTGAACCAATCCCAGTCATTCATTGGGAAGACGGGACGAAGAGTCTTGTGCCTGAAGCTGAATTACCATTGCTTTTGCCACGTGCCACTGAACTACGACCTTCAGGTAATGGTGAATCACCACTGGCAAACCTAACAGATTGGTTAGAAGTAACTCGTGAAGATGGTGTGAAGGGCCGTCGTGAAACCAATACGATGCCACAATGGGCTGGTTCATCATGGTATTTCTTGCGTTATATTGATCCACGCAACAAGGAACAACTAGCCGATCCTGATAAATTAAAGTATTGGATGAATGTTGACTTGTACGTTGGCGGGGCCGAACATGCTGTGTTACACTTATTGTACGCGCGTTTCTGGCACAAGTTCTTGTATGATCTTGGCGTTGTGCCAACAAAGGAACCCTTCCAAAAGCTGGTCAACCAAGGCATGATTCTTGGTGAGAACCATGAAAAGATGTCTAAGTCAAAGGGTAACGTGGTCAATCCGGATGATATCGTGGCTGAATTTGGTGCCGATACCCTCCGAGTGTATGAAATGTTCATGGGACCATTGACGCAAAGCAAGCCATGGTCTGAAGAAGGCATTACGGGTTCACGTCGTTGGTTAGATCGCGTTTGGCGCTTGTTGATTGATGATGAAGGTCAGCTACGTGACCGTGTCACGACGGTTAATTCCGGTGAGTTGGATAAGATTTATCATCAAACGGTCAAAAAGGTCACGGAAGATCTTGAAAACATGCGCTTTAACACGGCAATTTCTCAAATGATGGTGTTTGTCAATGAAGCTTATAAGGCCGACAGCCTATTCCTGGACTACATGACAGGCTTTGTACAACTATTGGCACCATTTGCACCGCATCTATCAGAAGAACTTTGGGTCCGTTTGGGACAAGAAGCTTCTATTTCATATGTGGCTTGGCCAACTTATGATCCAGCACAACTTGTTGAAGATACGGTTGAAATCATTTTCCAAGTCAACGGTAAAGTACGTGGTAAGGCCACAGTGGCGCGTGATATCGATCAAGATGGCATGATTGCTGCGGCTAAAGAAGATGATAACGTTCAAAAGTTTATCGCGGATAAGACGATCCGCAAGGTCATCGCCATTCCAGGCAAATTTGTCAACATTGTCGTTGGCTAA
- the tuf gene encoding elongation factor Tu — MAKETYVRTKPHVNIGTIGHVDHGKTTLTAAISKVLAEKQGIVATDFAEIDNAPEEKERGITINTSHIEYETEARHYAHIDAPGHADYVKNMITGAAQMDGAILVVAATDGPMPQTREHILLARQVGVDYLVVFLNKTDLVDDEELVELVEMEVRELLSEYDFPGDDIPVIKGSALKALEGDAEQVKVIEELMDTVDSYIPEPKREVEKPFLMPVEDVFTITGRGTVASGRVDRGVLTTGTEVEIVGLKDEVKKTTVTGIEMFRKTLEEAQAGDNIGALLRGVDRNEIERGQVLAKPGSINTHKKFKAEVYVLSKEEGGRHTPFFTNYRPQFYFHTTDVTGVVQLPEGVEMVMPGDQVTFEIELISPVAIEQGLKFTVREGGHTVGAGTVTEIED; from the coding sequence TTGGCTAAGGAAACTTACGTTCGCACAAAGCCCCACGTTAACATTGGTACGATTGGACACGTCGATCACGGAAAGACGACTTTGACTGCCGCAATCTCAAAGGTATTGGCTGAAAAGCAAGGGATCGTCGCAACTGATTTTGCTGAAATCGATAACGCGCCTGAAGAAAAGGAACGTGGTATCACGATCAACACTTCACACATCGAATATGAAACAGAAGCACGTCACTATGCCCACATCGATGCCCCTGGTCACGCCGATTACGTTAAGAACATGATCACTGGTGCCGCTCAAATGGACGGTGCTATCTTGGTTGTTGCCGCAACTGATGGTCCTATGCCACAAACACGTGAACACATCTTGTTGGCACGTCAAGTTGGTGTTGACTACTTGGTTGTCTTCTTGAACAAGACTGATTTGGTCGATGACGAAGAATTGGTTGAATTGGTTGAAATGGAAGTTCGCGAATTGTTGTCAGAATATGACTTCCCAGGCGATGACATTCCTGTAATCAAGGGTTCAGCTTTGAAGGCACTTGAAGGTGACGCTGAACAAGTTAAGGTTATCGAAGAATTGATGGATACTGTTGATTCATACATTCCAGAACCAAAGCGTGAAGTTGAAAAGCCATTCTTGATGCCTGTCGAAGACGTCTTCACAATCACTGGTCGTGGTACAGTTGCTTCTGGTCGTGTTGACCGTGGTGTATTGACTACTGGTACTGAAGTTGAAATCGTTGGCTTGAAGGATGAAGTTAAGAAGACAACTGTTACAGGTATCGAAATGTTCCGTAAGACTTTGGAAGAAGCTCAAGCGGGTGATAACATCGGTGCATTGTTGCGTGGTGTTGACCGTAACGAAATCGAACGTGGTCAAGTTTTGGCAAAGCCAGGTTCAATCAACACACACAAGAAGTTCAAGGCCGAAGTCTATGTCCTTTCTAAGGAAGAAGGCGGACGTCACACACCATTCTTTACTAACTACCGTCCACAATTCTACTTCCACACAACAGACGTTACTGGTGTTGTGCAATTGCCAGAAGGCGTAGAAATGGTTATGCCTGGTGACCAAGTGACATTCGAAATCGAATTGATCTCGCCAGTCGCTATCGAACAAGGTTTGAAGTTTACTGTTCGTGAAGGTGGCCACACTGTTGGTGCTGGAACAGTTACTGAAATCGAAGACTAA
- a CDS encoding oligosaccharide flippase family protein, whose translation MTDEQHPGDSKMQGKHVDKINVDGQVLSADEILARARQRIQAKKQPHNSPVARQPQSEHPQPQVQTQRAAEQLAAMQAQNDQARQNIRKKKPQLQSSQAADPFASDIKTVVPPQKAKTPQPDATKSAQDQAQATLIKGSAWLSAGNIISRILGAVYIVPWMALLGADSNRANGLFGQGYNIYAVFLAIATFGVPAAISKLVAQYHARRDVHQSRQLTRHSLILGVFLGLVFGTTIYVLTPWLAMGDPNFIPVLHSLAPAVAIFPLMSMLRGIFQGYQLMSVSALSQIVEQIARIIYMLVSAVIILKATPGNWSAVVVQSTFAAFIGALFSMLVLGWGWIKYHNIVMQPMPHDAPRVNTPTLKLILDILKESWPFIIIGSAITLFQLVDQYTYFNVMSHFFAMTNAQLQTDFALFSANPNKLIMIIVPFSTSIAATALPMLSGSKATLTHADIQQQLKQVIKLFAIVMLPSALGMFAIASPLYKMFYPIDVSNQEGIYLLQYSTILAIVFSLFMLLAFILQALSEVSIVIKAFVYGLLVKIVLQVPMIRYFEGMGALIASVIGMTVAIAFMLDYLNAAYGVSLGSLGRELWQLFMGALVMAAVAYSIVFVMSNFVFPMDTKLSVTLTTFLSAGIGGIVVAIIYLKMGFGDDLLGPRMDRIPAILQPKR comes from the coding sequence ATGACGGATGAACAGCATCCAGGCGATTCAAAAATGCAAGGAAAGCATGTTGATAAAATCAATGTGGACGGCCAGGTATTAAGTGCAGATGAAATTCTAGCCCGAGCCCGTCAACGCATCCAAGCAAAAAAGCAACCCCATAATAGTCCAGTTGCTCGTCAACCACAATCAGAACACCCGCAGCCTCAGGTACAGACACAACGCGCTGCTGAACAATTAGCGGCAATGCAAGCGCAGAATGACCAAGCGCGTCAAAACATTCGGAAAAAGAAACCACAGTTGCAGTCTTCGCAAGCTGCTGATCCGTTTGCGAGCGACATCAAAACGGTTGTGCCGCCCCAAAAAGCAAAAACGCCGCAACCAGACGCCACAAAGTCAGCACAAGATCAAGCGCAAGCGACGCTGATCAAAGGCTCGGCTTGGTTGTCAGCAGGGAATATTATTTCTCGTATTCTTGGGGCGGTTTATATTGTGCCCTGGATGGCGCTGTTAGGTGCTGATTCAAACCGGGCTAACGGTTTGTTTGGTCAAGGTTACAATATTTATGCTGTTTTCTTGGCGATTGCAACGTTTGGTGTCCCAGCTGCTATTTCAAAGTTGGTGGCGCAATATCATGCGCGACGTGATGTGCATCAATCACGACAATTAACGCGCCACTCCTTGATTTTAGGGGTATTTCTGGGATTGGTCTTTGGGACCACGATCTATGTGCTGACCCCTTGGTTAGCCATGGGAGATCCTAACTTTATCCCAGTGCTGCATTCTTTGGCACCGGCCGTAGCAATTTTCCCATTAATGTCGATGTTGCGCGGCATTTTTCAGGGTTACCAGCTGATGAGCGTGTCAGCTTTGTCTCAAATTGTTGAACAGATTGCACGTATCATCTATATGTTGGTCAGTGCGGTGATTATTTTGAAGGCGACGCCGGGTAACTGGAGTGCCGTTGTGGTGCAGTCAACCTTTGCGGCTTTCATTGGTGCGCTGTTTAGTATGCTGGTGCTCGGTTGGGGTTGGATTAAGTATCACAACATTGTGATGCAGCCAATGCCACATGATGCGCCACGCGTCAACACACCAACTTTAAAATTAATCCTGGATATTTTAAAAGAATCTTGGCCGTTTATTATTATTGGTTCAGCCATTACACTGTTCCAATTAGTCGATCAATATACTTATTTTAATGTGATGAGTCATTTTTTTGCCATGACGAATGCACAGTTACAGACGGATTTTGCCTTGTTTAGTGCCAATCCGAATAAGTTGATTATGATCATTGTGCCGTTTTCGACAAGTATTGCCGCAACTGCTTTGCCAATGTTGTCGGGTAGTAAGGCAACTTTGACACATGCCGATATTCAACAACAGCTTAAGCAGGTCATTAAACTGTTTGCGATTGTGATGTTGCCAAGTGCTTTGGGGATGTTTGCGATTGCCTCACCGTTGTATAAGATGTTTTATCCAATTGATGTATCAAATCAAGAGGGCATTTACTTACTACAATATTCAACAATTTTGGCCATTGTCTTTAGTTTGTTTATGTTACTGGCGTTTATTTTACAAGCGTTATCGGAAGTTTCCATTGTGATTAAGGCGTTTGTTTACGGCTTGTTAGTCAAAATTGTTTTGCAAGTACCGATGATTCGCTATTTTGAAGGCATGGGCGCGTTAATTGCAAGTGTCATTGGGATGACCGTAGCGATTGCCTTTATGTTAGATTATCTCAATGCGGCGTATGGCGTGTCATTGGGGTCTCTTGGTAGAGAACTTTGGCAATTATTCATGGGTGCCTTAGTGATGGCAGCGGTAGCCTACAGTATCGTGTTTGTGATGAGCAACTTTGTATTCCCAATGGATACTAAATTGTCTGTCACGTTGACAACGTTCTTAAGTGCCGGTATTGGTGGCATTGTTGTCGCAATCATTTATCTTAAAATGGGATTTGGGGATGATCTTCTTGGGCCACGCATGGACCGGATCCCCGCTATATTACAACCAAAACGATGA